The following DNA comes from Streptomyces sp. NBC_00102.
CGCACCCTGCCCTGGCCGCACTGCTGATGCTGCGCGAGGTCCGCGAACAGCTCGCCGGCTGGGAAAGCGGGCTGATCGAGACCGCCCGCGGGCACGGCGCGAGCTGGGCCGACCTCGCCGGGCCCCTCGGCGTCGCCAGCCGCCAGGCCGCCGAACGCCGCTACCTGCGCCTGCGCCCCGGAACCCCTGGAAGCACCGGCGAGGAGCGGGTCCAAGCCACCCGCGACACCCGCGCCGCCGACCGCTCCGTCACCGCTTGGGCCCGTGACAACGCCGCCGGCCTCCGGCGCCTCGCCGCACAGATCACCGCCCTCACCGACCTGCCCGACGGCGCCCGAGACGCGGTCGGTGAGCTGAACCTGGCCCTCGCCGACAACGACCCCGCCCGGCTCCTGGGCCCCCTGACCGCCACCCGGCCCCATCTGCGGCCGCGGGCCGCAGACCTCGCCGACCGCGTCGAGGACCTCACCCGGCACACCGAACAGCTCCGCCGCGACATCCACGACCAGCGCGGCACCTGAACCGCATCCGGTCGCCCCGCCACCCCGTCGGCGAAGACTTCGGAGCGGCGCATTTCAGGGCCGAGCTGCCCCCACCACCACGGACTGCCGGTGCCACCCTCTTGAACCCACTCAAAGGAGATCAGAAACCGGCACCCATCAGCCGAGGGCTCTGCGGAGCCGGATGATGGCACGCTCCAGATCATCGAAAGCACCCTGTTCCTCATGTGGAGACACACGGGACGCCTGGAAGATGCTGTTGCGGGCTCCGCGAATTCGGGCGTAGGCCTCGAAGCGGGCAATGGCTTCGCGCGCCTCGTGCATTGTCTGCTGTGGCGAAGGAGTCGCGGAAGGCGGTTCGTTCTGCGGGGAGGTCCGCGTTTCCTCCATCATCAGGCGACTGTCCCAGCATGCGAGGCCGATGGTTGCGATGCGGTGCCGCCTCATCCTGACCGTCCACGACCAGGCCGACCTCAGGATCGCCGCTACCCTCGTCCGCCGTGCACCGGATCCTGCGCATCGTCGGCGCCGATACCTTCCTCCGGCTGCACCCCACCGTCGAAGACGCCCTCACCGCCGCCGAGTCGGCCCGAGTCACACCGCCGCGCGACTGAACCGGTATGAAGAACGTGCCTGAGGAGGGTAGGAGCGACGTGACGACTGCGACGATCTCTCGCAGGGACGAGACCTGGCACAGACGCCGCGTCCGTCTCCCAGGGAGACGGACGGGAGAAAGATCTTCCCAAGCAAGGCCAGCCGAGGCCAGCCGAGGCCAACTAAAGCCAAGTCCGGCCAAGTCGTGGAGCGAAGAGAAGCAGGTCAGGACTCCGACCTGGTCTTATGTCGACGCAAGAATGACCCAGACGATCACGGCTCCCCCTTCACCAGGCATCTCTTCCGGTCCGTGCCGCGCTCGCGCCCCGCCGTCGTACCGCACGGGCGCCGAGCCCGGCCCGCCCCGTACGGCCGTCCGCCCGGGACCCGCGACGCGGGTCCCGTCCCTCCGCGGGGCCGGGCCGTCCGGTGGGGCACTGGCTCTCTCTGGCTTGCCCTGAACACCCTGTGGCGAAAACCCGGCGCGACGAACCTGTTGTACGGAGCCGTGGACGGGGTACCCGTCGGCAGACGCCCCGCCGGCCACCGGACCGCGCCGGGAGACGGGCCCGGTGGCCCGGGTCCACGGCGGAGGCCGTCACCTGGAACCGTGGTCGGGCGAGACCGCGCGGAGTGCGGCAGAGGAGTTCACCATGCGTCAGAAAGTGCTCGGACAGTTTCCCGCCGGCGGCCCGCGCGGCAGCTGGCCGGCGGAGGAGTTCGCGGCCGCGCGCCGCGGTGAGGGGCTCGCGGTGGAGGTCGTGATGGATCTGGACCGGGACGCCTTCCTCGTGGTGCTCGCCCGGCCCTCCGCCGGGCGCGCCCGCTGAGCCGTCGGCGACGCCCGCCGAGTGGCAGGCCGTCGGGATCGTCCCGGACGCGCCCAGGAGGCCGGCGGGTCCGGGACGCGCCGCTGGGGCGTGTCGTCGAACGTCCTAGCGCACGGTTGCCGCGGCGGCCGCTCCCACGAGTCCGGCGTCGTTGCCCATCACCGCGGGCGTCACCGTGAGGTTCCGTACGAAGGAGAGCGTCGCGTAGTCGGCCAGGGCCCGGCGCAGCGGGGCGAAGAGCACGTCGCCGGCGCCGGCCACTCCGCCGCCGATCACCGCGATGTCGATCTCGACCAGAGTGGCCGTGGCGGCGATCCCGGCGGCGAGCGCCTGGGCCGCGCGGTCGAAGGACGCCTGGGCCACGGGGTCTCCGGCCCGTGCGGCGGCGGCCACGGCGCGGGCCGTGACGTCCCCGTCCGCGCCGGGCAGCCAGCCGTTGTCCAGGGCCCGGCGGGCGATGTTGGGGCCGCTCGCGATCCGCTCCACGCAGCCGCGCGCCCCGCAGGGGCAGGCGTCGCCGTCGAGGTCGACGCTGATGTGGCCGATGTGGCCCGAGTTGCCGGTGGGTCCGGCGTGGAGCCTGCCGCCGAGGACGAGTCCGCCGCCGACCCCGGTCGACACGACCATGCAGAGGGCGTTGTCGTGTCCGCGGGCCGCTCCCTGCCAGTGCTCGGCCGCCGTCATCGCCACTCCGTCACCGACGAGAGTGACCGGCAGTCCGCCGATCGTCCGGCCGACCCGGTCGACCAACGGGAAGTCACGCCAGCCGGGGACGTTGATCGGACTGACCGTGCCCGCCGAGGCGTCCACCGGACCGGCGCTGCCGATGCCCAGCGCCGAAGCGCGCGCCCAGTGCGGCGATGCCATCAGTTCGGAGAGGACACCGTCCACCGCCCCCATCACCGACTCGCCTGACTCCTTGGCGGGCGTCGGCCGCTGCGCTCGTACGAGCAGCGTGCCGTCGTCGCCCACCAGCGCGCCGGCGATCTTGGTGCCGCCGATATCGAGGGCGGCGACGAGGTCGGTATGCATGGCCTGGGCTCTCCGGATGAGTAGAAGGGCGGACCTGCTGGTTCCGTCCCTGCGGTCTGCTTAGTCTGTATTGCCATGACAACGTTGTCCAGGGCCTATGCTCGACGCCACAGCCCCGAAACCCCGCGGCGTTGACACCGGTGTCGACGCACCCTACGACAGGACAGCGCACTGTGGCCGAGACCGCCCGTCATTCCGAGCCCCGCTACGGCAACAGGCCCACCATGAAAGACGTGGCCGCGCGCGCCGGGGTCGGGCTCAAGACGGTCTCCCGGGTGGTGAACGGCGAGGCCGGTGTCACCCCCGACACCGAGCGCCGGGTACAGGAGGCGATCGACGCGCTCGGCTTCCGCCGCAACGACAGCGCCCGCGTTCTGCGTAAGGGACGTACGGCGTCCATCGGTCTGGTCCTGGAGGATCTGGCCGACCCGTTCTACGGTCCGCTGAGCCGCGCCGTGGAAGAGGTCGCCCGTTCCCACGGGGCACTGCTGATCAACGGATCCAGCGCCGAGGACCCGGTACGCGAACAGGAGTTGGTGCTCGCGCTCTGCGCGCGCCGGGTGGACGGGCTGATCGTGATCCCGGCGGGCGACGACCACCGCTATCTGGAGCCGGAGATCAGAGCCGGGGTGGCCACCGTCTTCGTGGACCGGCCGGCCGGTCTGGTGGACGCCGACACGATCCTCTCCGACAGCTTCGGCGGCGCCCGGCAGGGCGTGGAGCACCTGATCGCGCACGGCCACCGCCGGATCGGCTTCATCGGCGACCAGCCGCGCATCCATACGACGACGGAGCGACTGCGCGGCTACCACGCGGCGATGACGGATGCGGGCATCACCGTCGACGACCGGTGGGTCTCCCTGGGGACCACCGCTCCGGAAAGGGTGCGCGCCGCGGCCGAGGAGATGCTGTCGGGACCCGAACCGGTGACCGCGATCTTCGCGGGCAACAACCGTGTCACCGTGACCGCCGTGCGGGTGCTCGCCGGCCGAGAACGGCCGGTCGCTCTGGTCGGGTTCGACGACATCGAGCTGGCCGACCTGCTCGGCATCACGGTGATCGCGCAGGACGCGGCGGCCGTGGGGCGCACCGCCGCGGAGCACCTCTTCCGCCGTCTGGAGGGCGCGGGCCACGCCACCGCCCGGGTGGAGCTGCCGACGACCCTGGTGGCGCGGGGCTCGGGCGAGCTGCCCCCGGCGTGAACGGGCGCGGGGCTCCGGGGCCCTGCCCCCGGCATGAACGGGCGCGGGGCTCCGGGGCGGCTCGGTGACGGCCGTGCTCAGGCGGCTGTCGCGCCGTGGCCGGTGCGCGCGTAACCGTCCAGCTCGGCGCGGCCGAGTCCCGTCAGCCGGGTGACCTCCGCGGTGTCCAGGGCCCCGCAGTCGATCCCGCGCAGCAAGTGGCCGCTGAGCGCCTTCGCGGTGGCGGGCTCGTCCATGACGTCCCCGGCGGACTTGGCGACGTATCCGGC
Coding sequences within:
- a CDS encoding HSP18 transcriptional regulator; protein product: MNQATPPTTPVSLSAAAAALEAINQSMKVAQQPPALTPTNAAPPSDAGPHPALAALLMLREVREQLAGWESGLIETARGHGASWADLAGPLGVASRQAAERRYLRLRPGTPGSTGEERVQATRDTRAADRSVTAWARDNAAGLRRLAAQITALTDLPDGARDAVGELNLALADNDPARLLGPLTATRPHLRPRAADLADRVEDLTRHTEQLRRDIHDQRGT
- a CDS encoding ROK family protein, translated to MHTDLVAALDIGGTKIAGALVGDDGTLLVRAQRPTPAKESGESVMGAVDGVLSELMASPHWARASALGIGSAGPVDASAGTVSPINVPGWRDFPLVDRVGRTIGGLPVTLVGDGVAMTAAEHWQGAARGHDNALCMVVSTGVGGGLVLGGRLHAGPTGNSGHIGHISVDLDGDACPCGARGCVERIASGPNIARRALDNGWLPGADGDVTARAVAAAARAGDPVAQASFDRAAQALAAGIAATATLVEIDIAVIGGGVAGAGDVLFAPLRRALADYATLSFVRNLTVTPAVMGNDAGLVGAAAAATVR
- a CDS encoding LacI family DNA-binding transcriptional regulator, coding for MAETARHSEPRYGNRPTMKDVAARAGVGLKTVSRVVNGEAGVTPDTERRVQEAIDALGFRRNDSARVLRKGRTASIGLVLEDLADPFYGPLSRAVEEVARSHGALLINGSSAEDPVREQELVLALCARRVDGLIVIPAGDDHRYLEPEIRAGVATVFVDRPAGLVDADTILSDSFGGARQGVEHLIAHGHRRIGFIGDQPRIHTTTERLRGYHAAMTDAGITVDDRWVSLGTTAPERVRAAAEEMLSGPEPVTAIFAGNNRVTVTAVRVLAGRERPVALVGFDDIELADLLGITVIAQDAAAVGRTAAEHLFRRLEGAGHATARVELPTTLVARGSGELPPA